The following are from one region of the Capsicum annuum cultivar UCD-10X-F1 chromosome 1, UCD10Xv1.1, whole genome shotgun sequence genome:
- the LOC107860214 gene encoding uncharacterized protein LOC107860214: MKSKGEKKQEPRARGISLGKKGVDVGYDTILSKKKNSLEGKIAGDEPYIDSDEEVSFEIDSDLDIYGDTEVEQPTRREGKSRRAKRNYKRIMFDPTCKLIVWELELCFENVGEFRKTLTRYVVQEHVERNKFVNESKRIRVKCVDGCPWLLFASIDSRTTDFLVKKYIPVHKCNATTKNKLVNSKYLAKRYWDRITSEPGIRAFQIQELLKNDLKVYIGRTVARKARNIVLQKIMGDHVEDFKRILDYRDELLKTNPGSTYVVRFSEETFEGGRKQFQSFYICFDALKKAFKTGARRCIGFDGCFLKGICKGQLLVAICKDGNNQMLPLAWAVVEVENKFTWR; this comes from the coding sequence ATGAaatcaaaaggagaaaaaaaacaaGAGCCTAGAGCAAGAGGTATTAGCTTAGGTAAAAAGGGAGTGGATGTGGGATATGATACGATTTTATCCAAGAAGAAAAATAGTCTAGAGGGCAAGATAGCTGGAGATGAGCCATATATTGATTCAGATGAGGAGGTAAGTTTTGAAATAGATTCTGATCTTGATATTTACGGGGATACTGAGGTTGAACAACCTACTAGAAGAGAAGGAAAATCAAGGAGagcaaaaagaaattataagaggATTATGTTTGATCCTACTTGTAAATTAATAGTTTGGGAGCTTGAACTTTGTTTTGAAAATGTTGGAGAGTTTAGAAAAACTCTTACTAGATATGTTGTTCAAGAACATGTAGAGCGAAATAAGTTTGTGAATGAATCAAAAAGGATTAGAGTAAAGTGTGTAGATGGTTGTCCATGGTTGTTGTTTGCAAGCATTGATTCTAGGACTACAGATTTTCTAGTTAAAAAGTACATTCCAGTCCACAAGTGTAATGCCACAACAAAGAATAAATTGGTGAATTCTAAGTACTTGGCAAAAAGGTACTGGGATAGAATAACATCAGAACCTGGAATTAGAGCTTTTCAGATTCAAGAGTTactaaaaaatgatttgaaggtataTATAGGGAGGACCGTAGCAAGAAAAGCTAGAAACATTGTGTTGCAGAAAATTATGGGTGATCATGTGGAAGATTTCAAAAGAATTTTGGATTATAGGGATGAGCTTTTAAAGACCAATCCAGGTAGTACATATGTAGTGAGGTTTAGTGAAGAAACTTTTGAAGGTGGAAGAAAACAGTTCCAATCTTTTTACATAtgttttgatgctttgaagaaaGCATTCAAAACTGGTGCCAGGAGATGTATTGGGTTTGATGGTTGTTTTTTAAAAGGTATTTGTAAGGGTCAATTACTTGTGGCTATTTGTAAGGATGGGAATAACCAGATGCTACCACTAGCTTGGGCAGtagttgaagttgaaaataaattcacTTGGAGATGA